One genomic region from Streptomyces sp. Li-HN-5-11 encodes:
- a CDS encoding protein meaA, with translation MTERQTASAATGTQRPQPQTQKERDRPWLMRTYAGHSTAEASNELYRRNLAKGQTGLSVAFDLPTQTGYDADHVLARGEVGRVGVPIAHLGDMRRLFQDIPLEQMNTSMTINATAMWLLALYQVVAEEQGADITKLQGTTQNDIVKEYLSRGTHVFPPGPSLRLTTDMIAYTVSHIPKWNPINICSYHLQEAGATPVQEIAYAMSTAIAVLDAVRDSGQVPQERMGDVVGRISFFVNAGVRFIEEMCKMRAFGRIWDRITRERYGIEDPRHRRFRYGVQVNSLGLTEAQPENNVQRIVLEMLAVTLSKDARARAVQLPAWNEALGLPRPWDQQWSLRIQQVLAYESDLLEYDDIFEGSKVIEAKVEELVEAALAEIDHIQEMGGAMAAVESGYLKSQLVASHAERRARIESGQEKIIGVNAFEGTEPNPLTADLDTAIQTVDPAVEARVIESLQHWRDTRYQPPFNHPRPCKALERLKEAAKGTDNLMEATLECARAGVTTGEWAGALREVFGEFRAPTGVSSAPVAVPAEEGSKLAGVRRKVELTARDLGVGKLRFLVGKPGLDGHSNGAEQIAVRARDAGFEVVYQGIRLTPEQIVDAALAEDVHAVGLSILSGSHAQLVPDVLERLRVAGATDIPVIAGGIIPNGDAEQLRAAGVAAVFTPKDFDITGIIGRIVDEIRTANKLDPLEVPA, from the coding sequence ATGACAGAGCGTCAGACGGCGTCCGCGGCCACGGGCACACAGCGCCCTCAGCCGCAGACGCAAAAGGAAAGGGACCGGCCGTGGCTCATGCGGACGTACGCCGGTCACTCCACGGCCGAGGCGTCCAACGAGCTGTACCGGCGCAACCTCGCCAAGGGGCAGACTGGCCTTTCCGTGGCCTTCGACCTGCCGACGCAGACCGGCTACGACGCCGACCACGTCCTCGCCCGCGGCGAGGTCGGCCGGGTCGGCGTGCCGATCGCGCACCTCGGTGACATGCGCCGGCTGTTCCAGGACATCCCCCTGGAGCAGATGAACACCTCGATGACGATCAACGCCACCGCCATGTGGCTGCTGGCGCTCTACCAGGTCGTCGCCGAGGAGCAGGGCGCGGACATCACCAAGCTCCAGGGCACGACCCAGAACGACATCGTCAAGGAGTACCTGTCCCGGGGGACGCACGTCTTCCCGCCGGGCCCGTCGCTCCGCCTGACGACGGACATGATCGCGTACACGGTCTCCCACATCCCGAAGTGGAACCCGATCAACATCTGCAGCTACCACCTGCAGGAGGCGGGCGCCACGCCGGTGCAGGAGATCGCGTACGCGATGTCCACCGCGATCGCCGTCCTCGACGCCGTCCGCGACTCCGGCCAGGTGCCGCAGGAGCGCATGGGCGACGTCGTCGGCCGTATCTCCTTCTTCGTGAACGCGGGCGTCCGCTTCATCGAGGAGATGTGCAAGATGCGGGCGTTCGGGCGCATCTGGGACAGGATCACACGCGAGCGCTACGGCATCGAGGATCCCAGGCACCGCCGCTTCCGCTACGGCGTCCAGGTCAACTCCCTCGGGCTGACCGAGGCGCAGCCGGAGAACAACGTCCAGCGGATCGTGCTGGAGATGCTGGCCGTCACCCTCTCCAAGGACGCACGCGCGCGTGCCGTGCAGCTGCCGGCCTGGAACGAGGCCCTCGGCCTGCCCCGCCCGTGGGACCAGCAGTGGTCGCTGCGCATCCAGCAGGTGCTGGCCTACGAGTCGGACCTGCTGGAGTACGACGACATCTTCGAGGGCTCGAAGGTGATCGAGGCGAAGGTGGAGGAGCTGGTCGAGGCGGCGCTCGCCGAGATCGACCACATCCAGGAGATGGGCGGCGCGATGGCCGCCGTGGAGTCCGGCTACCTCAAGTCGCAGCTGGTCGCCTCGCACGCCGAGCGCCGGGCCCGGATCGAGTCCGGCCAGGAGAAGATCATCGGCGTCAACGCCTTCGAGGGCACCGAGCCGAACCCTCTGACGGCCGACCTGGACACCGCGATCCAGACCGTCGACCCGGCGGTCGAGGCCCGCGTCATCGAGTCGCTGCAGCACTGGCGGGACACCCGCTACCAGCCGCCGTTCAACCACCCGCGCCCCTGTAAGGCGCTGGAGCGGCTGAAGGAGGCCGCCAAGGGCACCGACAACCTCATGGAGGCCACCCTGGAGTGCGCCCGCGCCGGTGTCACGACCGGCGAGTGGGCCGGGGCCCTGCGCGAGGTGTTCGGCGAGTTCCGGGCGCCCACGGGTGTGTCGTCCGCTCCGGTGGCCGTCCCCGCGGAGGAGGGTTCCAAGCTGGCCGGGGTGCGCCGGAAGGTGGAACTGACCGCGCGTGATCTCGGCGTCGGCAAGCTGCGCTTCCTGGTCGGCAAGCCCGGCCTGGACGGGCACTCCAACGGCGCCGAGCAGATCGCCGTGCGGGCCCGCGACGCCGGCTTCGAGGTGGTCTACCAGGGCATTCGGCTGACGCCCGAGCAGATCGTGGACGCGGCCCTCGCCGAGGACGTGCACGCGGTCGGCCTGTCCATCCTCTCCGGCTCGCACGCGCAACTGGTGCCGGACGTGCTGGAGCGGCTGCGTGTGGCCGGTGCCACAGATATACCGGTGATCGCCGGTGGCATCATCCCGAATGGTGACGCCGAGCAGCTCAGGGCCGCCGGAGTGGCCGCGGTCTTCACCCCGAAGGACTTCGACATCACCGGCATCATCGGCCGCATCGTCGACGAGATCCGGACAGCGAACAAGCTCGACCCCCTGGAGGTCCCCGCATGA
- a CDS encoding MaoC family dehydratase, with protein MQFGRTYEEFEVGATYKHWPGKTVTEYDDHLFCLLTMNHHPLHMDANYAENTTDFGRNVVVGNYIYSLLLGMSVPDISGKAIANLEIESLKHVAPTFHGDTIYGETTVLDKWPSKSKNDRGIVHVETKGYKQDGTLVCVFRRKVMVPTETYIKERGGEQPGRPPVSHHRPQTTPLRGDTSGSEPKQQEK; from the coding sequence ATGCAGTTCGGGCGCACCTACGAGGAGTTCGAGGTCGGGGCGACGTACAAGCACTGGCCGGGCAAGACGGTCACGGAGTACGACGACCACCTGTTCTGTCTCCTCACCATGAACCACCACCCGCTCCACATGGACGCCAACTACGCCGAGAACACCACGGACTTCGGCAGGAACGTCGTCGTGGGCAACTACATCTACTCCCTCCTGCTCGGCATGTCCGTGCCGGACATCTCCGGCAAGGCGATCGCCAACCTGGAGATCGAGTCGCTCAAGCACGTGGCGCCGACCTTCCACGGCGACACGATCTACGGCGAGACGACCGTACTCGACAAGTGGCCGTCGAAGTCGAAGAACGACCGCGGCATCGTCCACGTCGAGACCAAGGGCTACAAGCAGGACGGCACGCTGGTGTGCGTGTTCCGCCGCAAGGTCATGGTGCCCACCGAGACGTACATCAAGGAGCGCGGCGGCGAGCAGCCGGGCCGCCCGCCCGTCTCCCACCACCGCCCTCAGACGACGCCCCTGCGGGGCGACACCTCTGGTTCCGAACCGAAGCAGCAGGAGAAGTAG
- the pssA gene encoding CDP-diacylglycerol--serine O-phosphatidyltransferase, translated as MPEADDADDEEEMPLSLRLSIADTLTLGNATCGFMAVYFTTTGILIPHLTGSQESGMARHSAATAVILMLCAAVFDLFDGLVARKLRSSPMGAELDNLSDLISFGLAPAYFVLVYGMVADDAHQRVAALGAIVVLLAVVLRLARFSCVTMKDGVFQGMPSPFGALTVVAIVLLELPFAATLLAILGTAWLMVSRVEYPKPRGRLAVAMLSWIVLSMGLLAAWAFGAPSGQLLLQTGCALQLVMGAVIPLFATARRVNNFRDNRREARTAQLP; from the coding sequence GTGCCCGAGGCCGACGATGCGGACGACGAGGAGGAGATGCCTCTCTCCCTCCGGCTGTCGATAGCGGACACCCTCACCCTGGGCAACGCGACCTGCGGCTTCATGGCGGTGTACTTCACCACCACCGGCATCCTGATCCCGCACCTCACCGGCAGCCAGGAGTCGGGCATGGCCCGGCACAGCGCCGCCACGGCGGTCATCCTGATGCTGTGCGCGGCGGTCTTCGACCTGTTCGACGGCCTGGTGGCGAGAAAGCTGCGCAGTTCGCCGATGGGCGCCGAGCTGGACAACCTCTCGGACCTGATCAGCTTCGGCCTGGCTCCGGCGTACTTCGTGCTCGTCTACGGCATGGTCGCGGACGACGCCCACCAGAGGGTGGCGGCGCTGGGCGCGATCGTGGTGCTCCTGGCGGTGGTGCTGAGGCTCGCGAGATTCTCCTGCGTGACGATGAAGGACGGCGTGTTCCAGGGCATGCCGAGCCCCTTCGGCGCGCTCACAGTGGTCGCGATCGTGCTTTTGGAGCTGCCCTTCGCGGCGACGCTCCTGGCGATCCTGGGCACCGCGTGGCTGATGGTCAGCCGCGTGGAGTACCCCAAGCCCCGGGGGCGTCTCGCGGTGGCGATGCTCTCCTGGATCGTCCTGTCGATGGGCCTCCTCGCCGCCTGGGCGTTCGGCGCCCCGAGCGGCCAGCTGCTCCTGCAGACCGGCTGCGCGCTGCAGCTGGTCATGGGCGCCGTGATCCCGCTGTTCGCCACGGCCCGCCGGGTGAACAACTTCCGCGACAACCGGCGCGAGGCGCGGACGGCGCAGCTGCCGTAG
- a CDS encoding acyl-CoA dehydrogenase family protein has protein sequence MARLAQTAGLTDVQQEIISTVRDFVDKEIIPVATELEHRDEYPQQIVDGLKELGLFGLMIPEEYGGLGESLLTYALCVEEIARGWMSVSGIINTHFIVAYMLKQHGTQEQKDHFLPRMAAGDIRGAFSMSEPGLGSDVSAITSKAVKDGDEYVLSGQKMWLTNGGTSSLVAVLVRSDEGHPEGTAPHKSMTTFLVEKEPGFGEVRPGLTIPGKIEKMGYKGVDTTELIMDGLRVPADRVLGGVTGRGFYQMMDGVEVGRVNVAARGCGVAQRAFELGVQYAQQRHTFGKPIAQHQAIQFKLAEMATKVEAAHAMMVNAARKKDSGQRNDLEAGMAKYLASEYCKEVVEDAFRIHGGYGFSKEYEIERLYREAPMLLIGEGTAEIQKMIIGRRLLEEYRFQG, from the coding sequence ATGGCCCGTCTCGCCCAGACCGCCGGTCTGACCGACGTCCAGCAGGAGATCATCTCCACGGTTCGTGACTTTGTCGACAAGGAGATCATCCCGGTCGCGACCGAACTGGAGCACCGCGACGAGTACCCGCAGCAGATCGTCGACGGTCTGAAGGAACTCGGCCTCTTCGGCCTGATGATCCCCGAGGAGTACGGGGGCCTGGGCGAGTCGCTGCTCACCTACGCGCTGTGCGTGGAGGAGATCGCCCGGGGCTGGATGTCGGTGTCCGGCATCATCAACACCCACTTCATCGTCGCGTACATGCTCAAGCAGCACGGCACGCAGGAACAGAAGGACCACTTCCTTCCGAGGATGGCGGCCGGCGACATCCGCGGCGCCTTCTCGATGTCGGAGCCGGGCCTGGGCTCCGACGTGTCGGCGATCACCTCGAAGGCGGTCAAGGACGGCGACGAGTACGTTCTCAGCGGCCAGAAGATGTGGCTGACGAACGGCGGCACGTCCTCGCTCGTGGCCGTCCTGGTCCGCAGCGACGAGGGCCACCCCGAGGGCACGGCGCCCCACAAGTCCATGACGACCTTCCTGGTCGAGAAGGAGCCGGGCTTCGGCGAGGTCCGCCCCGGCCTCACCATCCCCGGCAAGATCGAGAAGATGGGCTACAAGGGCGTCGACACCACCGAGCTGATCATGGACGGGCTGCGCGTTCCCGCCGATCGGGTGCTCGGCGGCGTCACCGGCCGGGGTTTCTACCAGATGATGGACGGCGTCGAGGTCGGCCGCGTCAACGTGGCGGCGCGTGGCTGCGGTGTCGCCCAGCGCGCCTTCGAGCTGGGTGTCCAGTACGCCCAGCAGCGCCACACCTTCGGCAAGCCGATCGCCCAGCACCAGGCGATCCAGTTCAAGCTCGCGGAGATGGCCACCAAGGTCGAGGCCGCACATGCCATGATGGTGAACGCCGCACGCAAGAAGGACTCGGGCCAGCGCAACGACCTCGAGGCGGGCATGGCGAAGTACCTGGCCTCCGAGTACTGCAAGGAGGTCGTGGAGGACGCCTTCCGCATCCACGGCGGCTACGGCTTCTCCAAGGAGTACGAGATCGAGCGCCTCTACCGGGAGGCCCCGATGCTGCTCATCGGTGAAGGTACCGCCGAGATCCAGAAAATGATCATCGGCCGCAGGCTGCTCGAAGAGTATCGGTTCCAAGGCTGA
- a CDS encoding glycerate kinase yields the protein MLVAADKFKGSLTAVQVAERVTAGLRRVVPDLEVEALPVADGGDGTVDAAVAAGFERREVRVAGPLGHEVAAAFALRGGTAVVEMAEASGLQRLPAGVFAPLTASTYGSGELLRAALDAGARTIVFGVGGSATTDGGAGMLSALGARFLDADGEPIAPGGSGLAELARADLSGLDPRLASVDFVLASDVDNPLTGPKGAPAVYGPQKGATPDDVETLDAALAHYATVLEGAIGPRAAEYAASPGAGAAGGIGYGALILGARFRAGIEVMLDVLGFAPALERASLVITGEGSLDEQTLHGKAPAGVAAAARAAGKDVLAVCGRLALTPEALRRAGISRAYALTEVEPDVVKCIAEAGPILERVAQRIARDLLG from the coding sequence GTGCTGGTTGCCGCGGACAAGTTCAAGGGCTCGCTGACGGCCGTGCAGGTCGCCGAACGGGTGACGGCCGGGCTGCGCCGGGTCGTGCCGGATCTCGAGGTGGAGGCCCTGCCCGTGGCCGACGGCGGGGACGGGACCGTGGACGCGGCAGTCGCGGCCGGGTTCGAACGCCGGGAGGTACGGGTCGCCGGGCCCCTCGGCCACGAGGTGGCGGCCGCGTTCGCGCTGCGGGGCGGCACCGCGGTCGTGGAGATGGCGGAGGCGAGCGGGCTGCAGAGGCTGCCGGCGGGTGTCTTCGCGCCGCTCACGGCCTCGACGTACGGCTCCGGGGAGCTGCTGCGGGCCGCGCTGGACGCGGGGGCGCGGACGATCGTGTTCGGTGTCGGCGGCAGCGCCACCACCGACGGGGGCGCGGGCATGCTGTCCGCGCTGGGGGCGCGGTTCCTGGACGCGGACGGCGAGCCGATCGCCCCGGGCGGCTCGGGTCTGGCGGAGCTGGCCCGCGCGGACCTGTCCGGCCTGGACCCGCGGCTCGCCTCGGTCGACTTCGTGCTCGCCAGCGACGTCGACAATCCGCTGACCGGGCCGAAGGGCGCGCCCGCGGTCTACGGGCCGCAGAAGGGCGCCACGCCGGACGACGTGGAGACGCTGGACGCGGCGCTCGCGCACTACGCGACGGTACTGGAGGGGGCCATCGGCCCCCGGGCGGCGGAGTACGCGGCGTCGCCGGGCGCGGGGGCCGCCGGTGGCATCGGATACGGGGCGCTGATTCTCGGGGCGCGGTTCCGGGCCGGGATCGAGGTCATGCTCGACGTGCTCGGGTTCGCGCCGGCGCTGGAGCGGGCATCGCTGGTGATCACCGGCGAGGGATCGCTCGACGAGCAGACCCTGCACGGGAAGGCGCCGGCCGGTGTCGCCGCGGCCGCGCGGGCGGCGGGCAAGGACGTCCTCGCGGTGTGCGGGCGGCTGGCGCTGACGCCGGAGGCGCTGCGGCGGGCCGGGATCTCGCGAGCGTACGCCCTTACGGAGGTCGAGCCGGACGTGGTGAAGTGCATCGCCGAAGCCGGCCCGATCCTGGAACGCGTGGCGCAACGGATCGCGCGGGACCTGCTGGGCTGA
- the ccrA gene encoding crotonyl-CoA carboxylase/reductase, with translation MKDILDAIQSKDATSADIAALPLPESYRAITVHKDETEMFAGLQTRDKDPRKSIHLDEVPVPELGPGEALVAVMASSVNYNSVWTSIFEPLSTFGFLERYGRLSELTKRHDLPYHIIGSDLAGVVLRTGPGVNAWRPGDEVVAHCLSVELESSDGHNDTMLDPEQRIWGFETNFGGLAEIALVKSNQLMPKPGHLSWEEAAAPGLVNSTAYRQLVSRNGAGMKQGDNVLIWGASGGLGSYATQFALAGGANPICVVSSPQKAEICRSMGAEAIIDRTAEGYKFWKDEQTQDPKEWKRFGKRIRELTGGEDIDIVFEHPGRETFGASVYVTRKGGTITTCASTSGYMHEYDNRYLWMSLKRIIGSHFANYREAWEANRLIAKGKIHPTLSKVYSLQDTGQAAYDVHRNLHQGKVGVLCLAPEEGLGVRDEEMRAKHIDAINRFRNV, from the coding sequence GTGAAGGACATCCTGGACGCGATCCAGTCGAAGGACGCCACGTCCGCCGACATCGCCGCTCTGCCGCTTCCCGAGTCGTACCGCGCGATCACCGTGCACAAGGACGAGACGGAGATGTTCGCGGGCCTTCAGACCCGCGACAAGGACCCTCGCAAGTCGATCCACCTCGACGAGGTTCCCGTGCCCGAGCTCGGCCCGGGCGAGGCCCTGGTGGCCGTCATGGCCTCCTCGGTCAACTACAACTCGGTGTGGACGTCGATCTTCGAGCCGCTGTCGACGTTCGGCTTCCTGGAGCGGTACGGCCGGCTCAGCGAGCTGACCAAGCGCCACGACCTGCCGTACCACATCATCGGCTCCGACCTCGCGGGCGTCGTCCTGCGCACCGGCCCCGGCGTCAACGCCTGGCGGCCCGGTGACGAGGTCGTCGCGCACTGTCTGTCGGTCGAGCTGGAGTCGTCCGACGGCCACAACGACACGATGCTCGACCCGGAGCAGCGCATCTGGGGCTTCGAGACCAACTTCGGCGGTCTGGCGGAGATCGCGCTGGTGAAGTCCAACCAGCTGATGCCGAAGCCGGGCCACCTGAGCTGGGAGGAGGCGGCCGCCCCCGGCCTGGTCAACTCCACCGCCTACCGGCAGCTGGTCTCCCGCAACGGCGCCGGCATGAAGCAGGGCGACAACGTGCTGATCTGGGGCGCGAGCGGCGGCCTCGGCTCCTACGCCACGCAGTTCGCCCTCGCGGGCGGCGCCAACCCGATCTGTGTCGTCTCCAGCCCGCAGAAGGCGGAGATCTGCCGCTCGATGGGTGCCGAGGCGATCATCGACCGCACCGCCGAGGGCTACAAGTTCTGGAAGGACGAGCAGACCCAGGACCCGAAGGAGTGGAAGCGCTTCGGCAAGCGCATCCGCGAACTCACCGGCGGCGAGGACATCGACATCGTCTTCGAGCACCCCGGCCGCGAAACCTTCGGCGCGAGCGTCTACGTCACCCGCAAGGGCGGCACCATCACCACCTGCGCCTCGACCTCGGGCTACATGCACGAGTACGACAACCGCTACCTGTGGATGTCCCTGAAGCGGATCATCGGCTCCCACTTCGCCAACTACCGCGAGGCCTGGGAGGCCAACCGCCTCATCGCCAAGGGCAAGATCCACCCGACGCTGTCGAAGGTGTACTCCCTTCAGGACACCGGCCAGGCCGCCTACGACGTGCACCGCAACCTCCACCAGGGCAAGGTCGGCGTGCTGTGCCTCGCCCCCGAGGAGGGCCTGGGCGTGCGCGACGAGGAGATGCGCGCCAAGCACATCGACGCCATCAACCGCTTCCGGAACGTCTGA
- a CDS encoding TetR family transcriptional regulator, which yields MQYVRVMPQPAMSSRTPAAPDAPESTAGSRAAAQRLKMRRELAAAAMELFATKGYEATTVDEIAAAAGVARRTFFRHFRSKEEAIFPDHDDTLIRAEAVLNAAPAHEHPLDTVCRGIKEVMKMYAARPEISVARYKLTREVPTLREAEIASVARYERLFTRYLLGHFDERAHADDANDDPLLAEVAASAVVTAHNHVLRRWLRAGGQGDVEAQLDHAFAIVRKTFGTGIGAGRTTGSQPTTAAGTASAAVAQQGEVLVTVARTDAPLEEVMRTIEEALKER from the coding sequence ATGCAGTACGTTCGGGTCATGCCCCAGCCCGCCATGTCCTCACGTACGCCGGCCGCGCCCGACGCGCCGGAAAGCACCGCGGGTTCCCGCGCCGCCGCCCAACGGCTCAAAATGCGCCGGGAACTGGCGGCCGCCGCGATGGAGTTGTTCGCGACGAAGGGGTACGAGGCGACCACGGTCGACGAGATCGCCGCGGCGGCCGGGGTCGCCCGGCGCACCTTCTTCCGGCACTTCCGCTCCAAGGAAGAGGCGATCTTCCCCGACCACGACGACACCCTGATCCGCGCGGAGGCGGTGCTCAACGCGGCCCCCGCGCACGAGCACCCCCTCGACACGGTGTGCCGCGGCATCAAGGAGGTCATGAAGATGTACGCGGCGCGGCCGGAGATCTCGGTCGCCCGGTACAAGCTGACCCGGGAGGTGCCGACGCTGCGGGAGGCGGAGATCGCCTCGGTTGCCCGGTACGAGCGTCTGTTCACGCGCTACCTCCTGGGCCACTTCGACGAGCGCGCCCATGCCGACGACGCCAATGACGACCCACTGCTCGCCGAGGTCGCCGCGTCGGCGGTGGTCACCGCCCACAACCACGTGCTGCGGCGCTGGCTGCGGGCGGGCGGCCAGGGAGATGTGGAGGCGCAGCTGGACCACGCCTTCGCGATCGTCCGCAAGACGTTCGGCACGGGCATCGGAGCCGGCCGCACCACGGGGTCCCAGCCCACCACCGCCGCCGGCACCGCTTCGGCGGCGGTTGCCCAGCAGGGCGAGGTGCTGGTGACGGTCGCCCGCACCGACGCCCCGCTGGAAGAGGTCATGCGGACCATCGAGGAGGCGCTCAAGGAGCGCTGA
- a CDS encoding CoA ester lyase, protein MTTPVNRLRPRRSCLAVPGSNPRFLEKAQGLPADQVFLDLEDACAPLAKPEARHTIVKFLNEGDWTGKTRVVRVNDWTTEWTYRDVVTVVEGAGQNLDCIMLPKVQDAQQVVALDLLLTQIEKTMGFEVGRIGIEAQIENAQGLNNVNEIAQASPRVETIIFGPADFMASINMKSLVVGEQPPGYPADAYHYILMKILMAARANNLQAIDGPYLQIRNVDGYREVAQRAAALGFDGKWVLHPGQVEASNEIFSPSQEDYDHAELILDAYEYCTSEAGGKKGSAMLGDEMIDEASRKMALVVAGKGRAAGMRRTSKFEIPEA, encoded by the coding sequence ATGACCACCCCCGTCAACCGCCTTCGCCCGCGGCGCTCCTGCCTGGCCGTACCGGGCAGCAACCCCCGCTTCCTGGAGAAGGCGCAGGGCCTCCCTGCCGACCAGGTCTTCCTGGACCTGGAGGACGCGTGCGCGCCGCTCGCCAAGCCCGAGGCGCGGCACACCATCGTCAAGTTCCTCAACGAGGGCGACTGGACCGGCAAGACGAGGGTCGTGCGCGTCAACGACTGGACGACCGAATGGACGTACCGGGACGTCGTGACCGTGGTCGAGGGCGCGGGCCAGAACCTCGACTGCATCATGCTGCCGAAGGTCCAGGACGCCCAGCAGGTCGTCGCCCTGGACCTGCTGCTGACGCAGATCGAGAAGACCATGGGCTTCGAGGTCGGCCGGATCGGCATCGAGGCGCAGATCGAGAACGCCCAGGGCCTGAACAACGTCAACGAGATCGCGCAGGCCTCCCCGCGCGTCGAGACGATCATCTTCGGCCCCGCCGACTTCATGGCCTCCATCAACATGAAGTCGCTGGTCGTGGGCGAGCAGCCGCCCGGCTACCCGGCGGACGCCTACCACTACATCCTGATGAAGATCCTGATGGCCGCCCGCGCCAACAACCTCCAGGCGATCGACGGCCCCTACCTGCAGATCCGCAACGTCGACGGCTACCGCGAGGTCGCCCAGCGCGCCGCCGCCCTCGGCTTCGACGGCAAGTGGGTGCTGCACCCGGGCCAGGTCGAGGCGTCCAACGAGATCTTCTCGCCCTCCCAGGAGGACTACGACCACGCCGAGCTGATCCTGGACGCGTACGAGTACTGCACGTCCGAGGCGGGCGGCAAGAAGGGCTCCGCGATGCTCGGCGACGAGATGATCGACGAGGCCAGCCGCAAGATGGCCCTGGTCGTCGCCGGCAAGGGACGCGCCGCCGGCATGCGGCGCACCAGCAAGTTCGAGATTCCGGAGGCGTGA
- a CDS encoding phosphatidylserine decarboxylase yields MPHSQTSAPSDSLVGVRLARGASPWLLPTVATAAVSLVRARRSGAAKAVAVPATALAAGMLWFFRDPEREIAQGRVISPADGVVQSIMPWKDGRTRVAIFMSPLNVHVNRAPLSGTVTSVEHIPGGFVPAFNKESENNERVVWHFDTELGDIEMIQIAGAVARRIVPYIPSGTKVEQGDRIGLIRFGSRVDLYLPEGVEVDVEVGQKTVAGVTRIDRD; encoded by the coding sequence ATGCCCCACAGCCAAACCTCTGCACCAAGCGACAGCCTCGTTGGCGTACGCCTCGCGCGCGGAGCATCGCCGTGGCTTCTCCCGACCGTCGCCACCGCAGCCGTCAGCCTGGTGCGTGCCCGCCGCTCGGGTGCCGCCAAGGCCGTAGCCGTCCCCGCCACCGCGCTCGCGGCGGGGATGCTGTGGTTCTTCCGCGACCCCGAGCGCGAGATCGCCCAGGGCCGGGTCATCTCGCCCGCCGACGGTGTGGTGCAGAGCATCATGCCGTGGAAGGACGGCCGCACCCGCGTCGCGATCTTCATGAGCCCGCTGAACGTCCACGTCAACCGCGCCCCGCTCTCCGGCACGGTGACCTCGGTCGAGCACATCCCCGGCGGGTTCGTTCCGGCTTTCAACAAGGAGAGCGAGAACAACGAGCGGGTCGTCTGGCACTTCGACACCGAGCTCGGCGACATCGAGATGATCCAGATCGCCGGCGCGGTCGCCCGCCGCATCGTCCCCTACATCCCGTCGGGCACCAAGGTGGAGCAGGGCGACCGGATCGGCCTGATCCGCTTCGGCTCGCGCGTCGACCTCTACCTGCCCGAGGGCGTGGAGGTCGACGTGGAGGTCGGCCAGAAGACCGTGGCTGGGGTGACTCGCATTGACCGTGATTGA